The following proteins come from a genomic window of Blastococcus sp. HT6-30:
- a CDS encoding cupin domain-containing protein translates to MGKKGRVFVRGLTSETYGLGDFRQAQLAAERVRDDSIVVDDAKIGHSGDSEKSRTWWRIGPGDEDFLTQTLQVHFVELPGESSNHGHGHQNEAAFYILEGRGYEIHDDQRYDWEKDDLVFVHTDSVHRHFNPYPEKAVALVVKAKCSWMFMGLIQQGRSGPVENEEKFGPREDWSAIWTPGVLDRKKVIKPADCTWETTQLGRVRVMNAPERTDARQFSVDALELQVPAGSRSGKYWKMADEVHYILEGEGYALMWEVEAEIAEKYYARIAKEPTRHEFKQGDTVYVPQNHVCQIFAADGTPLRVLSFQNRLFKHLGYDNVAYLEDAPEYTASTSQIGELAGQA, encoded by the coding sequence ATGGGCAAGAAGGGCCGCGTATTCGTCAGGGGACTCACCTCCGAGACCTACGGGCTGGGGGACTTCCGCCAGGCTCAGCTGGCCGCCGAGCGGGTCCGCGACGACAGCATCGTGGTGGACGACGCCAAGATCGGGCACTCGGGCGACAGCGAGAAGAGCCGCACCTGGTGGCGGATCGGCCCGGGCGACGAGGACTTCCTGACCCAGACGCTGCAGGTCCACTTCGTGGAGCTGCCCGGCGAGTCGAGCAACCACGGCCACGGCCACCAGAACGAGGCCGCCTTCTACATCCTCGAGGGCCGCGGCTACGAGATCCACGACGACCAGCGCTACGACTGGGAGAAGGACGACCTCGTGTTCGTCCACACCGACTCGGTGCACCGGCACTTCAACCCGTACCCGGAGAAGGCCGTCGCCCTGGTCGTCAAGGCCAAGTGCTCCTGGATGTTCATGGGGCTCATCCAGCAGGGTCGCAGCGGCCCGGTGGAGAACGAGGAGAAGTTCGGGCCCCGCGAGGACTGGTCGGCGATCTGGACCCCGGGGGTCCTGGACCGCAAGAAGGTCATCAAGCCGGCCGACTGCACCTGGGAAACCACCCAGCTCGGCCGCGTCCGCGTCATGAACGCCCCCGAGCGCACCGACGCCCGCCAGTTCTCCGTGGACGCCCTCGAGCTGCAGGTTCCCGCCGGCAGCCGGTCCGGCAAGTACTGGAAGATGGCCGACGAGGTTCACTACATCCTCGAGGGCGAGGGCTACGCGCTCATGTGGGAGGTAGAGGCCGAGATCGCCGAGAAGTACTACGCGCGGATCGCCAAGGAGCCCACCCGCCACGAGTTCAAGCAGGGCGACACGGTCTACGTCCCGCAGAACCACGTCTGCCAGATCTTCGCCGCGGACGGCACGCCGCTGCGGGTGCTGTCCTTCCAGAACCGGCTGTTCAAGCACCTGGGCTACGACAACGTCGCCTACCTGGAGGACGCGCCGGAGTACACGGCCTCGACGTCGCAGATCGGTGAGCTCGCCGGCCAGGCCTGA
- a CDS encoding tripartite tricarboxylate transporter substrate-binding protein: MALVGALAACGGDSGSEASSSGAEGGFEGEDIDLVVPYEPGGGYDAYARALAPYLEECTGARVVVRNEPGAGGLVATNKTAAAPASENRLQIVNTVGLVSAQIAGAEGADFDLNDLNWIGRVSAPPNVVVVSPDSRFQTWQDIVESGETVRFVAQGPGANDYIAPNILGEAYGFPFEIITGFAGSTEARQSVVAGDADAHALPVDSQLGAIESGDVRPVVTVDEEPDPLLPDTPAISETEAPDADAQAIVDSLIAMGETGRSLIVSPEMEQARVDALREGFQCAVENEELLEELESQQRPINALNGEEAAELVREVLDSPEAFQELVVASY, translated from the coding sequence ATGGCGCTGGTGGGGGCACTCGCCGCCTGCGGGGGTGACAGCGGGTCCGAGGCCTCGTCCTCCGGCGCCGAGGGGGGCTTCGAGGGCGAGGACATCGATCTGGTGGTCCCCTACGAGCCCGGTGGCGGCTACGACGCCTACGCCCGGGCCCTGGCCCCTTACCTCGAGGAGTGCACGGGCGCCCGCGTCGTCGTCCGCAACGAGCCCGGTGCCGGCGGCCTGGTGGCCACGAACAAGACCGCGGCCGCCCCGGCCTCGGAGAACCGGCTGCAGATCGTGAACACGGTCGGCCTGGTCTCCGCGCAGATCGCCGGCGCCGAGGGTGCCGACTTCGACCTGAACGACCTCAACTGGATCGGCCGGGTCTCCGCCCCGCCGAACGTTGTGGTCGTGTCCCCGGACAGCCGGTTCCAGACCTGGCAGGACATCGTCGAGTCCGGGGAGACGGTGCGTTTCGTCGCGCAGGGGCCCGGGGCCAACGACTACATCGCGCCCAACATCCTCGGTGAGGCCTACGGGTTCCCGTTCGAGATCATCACCGGGTTCGCCGGGTCGACGGAGGCCCGTCAGTCGGTCGTCGCCGGGGACGCCGACGCCCACGCGCTTCCGGTGGACAGCCAGCTCGGGGCCATCGAGTCCGGTGACGTCCGCCCCGTCGTGACCGTGGACGAGGAGCCGGACCCGCTGCTGCCCGACACCCCCGCCATCAGCGAGACCGAGGCGCCCGACGCCGATGCGCAGGCGATCGTGGACAGCCTCATCGCGATGGGGGAGACGGGGCGCTCGCTGATCGTCTCGCCGGAGATGGAGCAGGCGCGGGTGGATGCGCTCCGCGAGGGCTTCCAGTGCGCGGTCGAGAACGAGGAGCTGCTCGAGGAGTTGGAGAGCCAGCAGCGGCCCATCAACGCGCTGAACGGCGAGGAGGCTGCCGAGCTCGTGCGGGAGGTGCTCGACTCGCCCGAGGCGTTCCAGGAACTGGTCGTCGCCAGCTACTGA
- a CDS encoding alpha/beta hydrolase → MPTAVVDGIQTRYEVTGSGPALLMFSPGGFDSTLESWRTVGVYRRLALLDHLSTRYTCITFDRRESGRSGGRLQRIRWEDYVAQAVGLLDHLGIASAHLMGGCVGCSTAAAVAVAHPDRVDSMVLYSPAGGVKYRMKQHARFAQHLAFVEEHGLAGVVELVGDTEAGFSKDPRVGPWNSVVRTDPEFAASYARTDPERYAVLVSGTARLMFDRDTVPGVEPEDLLELTAPTLIVPGQDDSHAPSAARYLQECLPHADYWDAPVAEQTEDTAPARILRFLDAVQLPAG, encoded by the coding sequence GTGCCCACCGCCGTCGTCGACGGGATCCAGACGCGATACGAGGTGACCGGCTCGGGGCCGGCCCTGCTGATGTTCTCCCCCGGTGGCTTCGACTCCACCCTCGAGAGCTGGCGGACGGTGGGCGTCTACCGGCGGCTGGCCCTGCTCGACCACCTGAGCACCCGCTACACGTGCATCACCTTCGACCGGCGGGAGTCGGGCCGGTCGGGTGGACGGCTGCAGCGGATCCGGTGGGAGGACTACGTCGCGCAGGCCGTGGGGCTCCTCGACCACCTCGGTATCGCGTCGGCCCACCTCATGGGTGGCTGCGTCGGCTGCTCCACTGCGGCCGCCGTCGCCGTGGCGCACCCGGACCGGGTCGACAGCATGGTGCTGTACTCGCCGGCCGGTGGCGTGAAGTACCGGATGAAGCAGCACGCCCGCTTCGCCCAGCACCTTGCCTTCGTGGAGGAGCACGGCCTGGCCGGGGTGGTCGAGCTGGTGGGCGACACCGAGGCCGGCTTCTCGAAGGACCCGCGGGTGGGCCCCTGGAACAGCGTCGTCCGCACCGATCCGGAGTTCGCCGCTTCGTACGCGAGGACCGACCCCGAGCGCTACGCCGTGCTGGTCAGCGGGACGGCGCGGCTGATGTTCGACCGCGACACCGTGCCCGGCGTGGAGCCGGAGGACCTGCTCGAGCTGACCGCCCCGACGCTGATCGTGCCGGGTCAGGACGACTCGCACGCCCCGTCGGCAGCCCGCTACCTGCAGGAATGCCTGCCGCACGCCGACTACTGGGACGCCCCCGTCGCAGAGCAGACCGAGGACACCGCGCCAGCTCGTATCCTGCGCTTCCTCGACGCCGTCCAGCTGCCCGCTGGTTGA
- a CDS encoding 3-methyl-2-oxobutanoate hydroxymethyltransferase yields the protein MSERVGLRDLQRMKDDGRKIVGVVAWDYQIARIVDRAGVDLVSVGDTVGVNLWGHSNPFEVTMDEMLVVAKAVRRGVSRALVSVDFPFGPLQEGTDSAVRAAIRFVKEAGVDMVKLDAASDYPEAVEAVNRAGIPVFAQFGITPQTALRYGVEYKSVPSAADAVPAELLDEMVAEAKRLEDAGATLLNFTNSGPVVGAAVADAVSIPVVGGFGGGPWLDGRMRMVNAAIGYAASALDGARDTYVNVAQLTLEAMTAYAGDVRAARQLPGGIPVPAAT from the coding sequence GTGTCTGAGCGGGTGGGGTTGCGCGACCTGCAGCGCATGAAGGACGACGGGCGCAAGATCGTCGGCGTCGTCGCCTGGGACTACCAGATCGCCCGGATCGTGGACCGCGCCGGAGTCGACCTCGTCTCCGTGGGCGACACGGTCGGCGTCAACCTCTGGGGCCACTCGAACCCGTTCGAGGTGACGATGGACGAGATGCTCGTCGTCGCCAAGGCGGTGCGCCGTGGGGTCTCCCGGGCGCTGGTCAGCGTGGACTTCCCGTTCGGCCCGTTGCAGGAGGGCACCGACTCCGCGGTCCGTGCGGCGATCCGGTTCGTCAAGGAGGCCGGCGTCGACATGGTCAAGCTCGACGCCGCCTCGGACTACCCGGAGGCGGTCGAGGCCGTGAACCGGGCGGGCATCCCGGTGTTCGCGCAGTTCGGTATCACACCGCAGACGGCGCTGCGGTACGGCGTCGAGTACAAGTCCGTGCCGTCGGCCGCCGATGCGGTGCCGGCGGAGCTGCTGGACGAGATGGTCGCCGAGGCCAAGCGGCTGGAGGATGCGGGCGCCACCCTGCTGAACTTCACCAACTCCGGCCCGGTGGTCGGGGCCGCGGTCGCCGACGCCGTCTCCATCCCGGTCGTCGGCGGTTTCGGCGGGGGCCCGTGGCTCGACGGCCGCATGCGGATGGTCAACGCGGCCATCGGTTACGCGGCCTCGGCCCTCGACGGGGCGCGCGACACCTACGTCAACGTCGCCCAGCTGACGCTGGAGGCGATGACCGCCTACGCCGGGGACGTCCGTGCTGCCCGGCAGCTGCCCGGGGGCATCCCGGTGCCGGCAGCGACCTGA
- a CDS encoding aromatic ring-hydroxylating dioxygenase subunit alpha, whose product MLRQDINELLTRTGPGTPMGELFRQYWMPACLAEELPEDGAPPVRLKLLSERLVAFRDSYGNYGLIDEFCAHRGASLWFGRNEEGGLRCPYHGWKYDTTGQCVDVPSEADNSSFAENVKLTSYPLVKIGDVLWTYMGDPAKQPPLPEFEFALTPPEHHYTSKRWQQSNWLQAFEGGIDSSHVTFLHSGGLKSDPLFKGAKGNQYNLNDKKPFFEVADSEGGLFVGARRNAEEGSYYWRITPWVMPSFTMVPPRGDHPIHGHFWIPIDDENCWAYSFDYHPMRPLTQTERQAMIDGHGVHSKNIPGTYRPEANMDNDYLMNREKQRTGEWYSGVEGIAIQDSSLQESMGPIVDRTKERLVPADSGIIKARQKLYRAATALRDKGVTPPGVDPAHHHVRSAAVVLPQKESFLDAARDDVTVRPGMPISSV is encoded by the coding sequence GTGCTTCGTCAGGACATCAACGAGCTGCTGACCCGAACGGGTCCGGGAACGCCGATGGGCGAGCTGTTCCGCCAGTACTGGATGCCCGCATGCCTCGCGGAGGAGCTCCCGGAGGACGGCGCCCCGCCGGTCCGCCTCAAGCTCCTCTCCGAGCGGCTGGTCGCCTTCCGGGACAGCTACGGCAACTACGGGCTCATCGACGAGTTCTGCGCACACCGTGGCGCGTCCCTGTGGTTCGGCCGCAACGAGGAGGGTGGCCTCCGCTGCCCGTACCACGGCTGGAAGTACGACACCACGGGCCAGTGCGTGGATGTGCCCTCCGAGGCCGACAACTCGAGCTTCGCCGAGAACGTGAAGCTCACGTCGTACCCGCTGGTGAAGATCGGCGACGTCCTCTGGACCTACATGGGCGACCCGGCGAAGCAGCCCCCCCTGCCGGAGTTCGAGTTCGCCCTGACCCCGCCGGAGCACCACTACACCTCCAAGCGCTGGCAGCAGAGCAACTGGCTGCAGGCCTTCGAGGGCGGTATCGACTCAAGCCACGTGACCTTCCTGCATTCCGGCGGCCTGAAGAGCGACCCGCTGTTCAAGGGCGCCAAGGGCAACCAGTACAACCTGAACGACAAGAAGCCGTTCTTCGAGGTGGCCGACAGTGAGGGCGGCCTGTTCGTCGGCGCCCGGCGCAACGCCGAGGAGGGGTCGTACTACTGGCGGATCACGCCGTGGGTCATGCCGTCGTTCACGATGGTGCCCCCGCGCGGTGACCACCCGATCCACGGGCACTTCTGGATCCCGATCGACGACGAGAACTGCTGGGCGTACAGCTTCGACTACCACCCCATGCGGCCTCTCACCCAGACCGAGCGGCAGGCCATGATCGACGGCCACGGCGTGCACAGCAAGAACATCCCGGGCACCTACCGGCCCGAGGCGAACATGGACAACGACTACCTGATGAACCGCGAGAAGCAGCGGACCGGGGAGTGGTACTCCGGCGTCGAGGGCATCGCCATCCAGGACTCCTCGCTGCAGGAGAGCATGGGCCCGATCGTCGACCGCACCAAGGAGCGCCTGGTCCCGGCCGACAGCGGCATCATCAAGGCCCGGCAGAAGCTGTACCGGGCGGCCACCGCGCTGCGCGACAAGGGCGTGACCCCGCCCGGGGTCGACCCGGCGCACCACCACGTGCGTTCCGCTGCCGTCGTCCTGCCGCAGAAGGAGTCGTTCCTCGACGCCGCCCGCGACGACGTCACGGTGCGTCCCGGCATGCCGATCTCCTCGGTGTGA
- a CDS encoding 2Fe-2S iron-sulfur cluster-binding protein — MPKVVYVESAGREHTVDATVGESVMAAAVKNGVPGIIAECGGNASCGTCHVWVRDEFLSAVGEPNDLEEDLLEMAVSERRDGSRLSCQVPVSPELDGLVVDVPSQQP; from the coding sequence GTGCCGAAGGTGGTCTACGTCGAGAGCGCGGGTCGAGAGCACACGGTCGACGCGACCGTCGGTGAGTCGGTGATGGCGGCCGCCGTGAAGAACGGCGTCCCCGGGATCATCGCCGAATGCGGTGGGAACGCCTCCTGCGGGACCTGCCACGTGTGGGTGCGCGACGAGTTCCTGAGCGCCGTCGGGGAGCCGAACGACCTCGAAGAGGACCTCCTGGAGATGGCGGTGTCCGAGCGTCGGGACGGCAGCCGGCTGAGTTGCCAGGTCCCCGTCTCCCCGGAGCTGGACGGGCTCGTCGTCGACGTCCCGTCGCAGCAGCCGTGA
- a CDS encoding 2,3-bisphosphoglycerate-dependent phosphoglycerate mutase, which translates to MPSLVLLRHGESIWNARDVFTGQSDVDLTPHGEDQARRCGLLLRDAGLLPDRVHTSTLTRAVRTGTLAVAAAGRPHTPTRQDPRLDERSYGALEGLSRSEVLARHGAEQYQRWRRSWDASPPPSHSGEVPRPGESLADVSARLRPCWENALAPDLRAGLTVLVTAHSNSLRALIALLDRVGPDQVPALEVPIAEPLHYLLDDDLRPLVPGGRYVRPISAR; encoded by the coding sequence ATGCCCAGTCTCGTCCTTCTCCGGCACGGCGAGAGCATCTGGAACGCGCGGGACGTCTTCACTGGCCAGTCGGACGTCGACCTCACGCCGCACGGCGAGGACCAGGCCAGGCGGTGCGGACTCCTCCTGCGCGATGCGGGCCTGCTCCCCGACCGCGTGCACACCTCCACGCTGACCCGCGCCGTCCGCACGGGGACACTCGCCGTCGCGGCCGCCGGACGCCCGCACACCCCGACGCGTCAGGACCCTCGACTGGACGAGCGCAGCTACGGGGCGCTCGAGGGACTGTCGCGCAGCGAGGTGCTCGCCCGGCACGGGGCCGAGCAGTACCAGCGGTGGCGCCGGTCGTGGGACGCGTCGCCACCCCCCAGCCACAGCGGCGAGGTTCCCCGCCCCGGGGAGAGCCTCGCCGACGTCTCTGCGCGCCTCCGGCCCTGCTGGGAGAACGCCCTGGCCCCCGATCTCCGGGCCGGACTCACCGTGCTGGTGACCGCCCACAGCAATTCCCTGCGGGCGCTGATCGCTCTCCTGGACCGGGTGGGGCCGGATCAGGTGCCGGCTCTGGAGGTCCCGATCGCGGAGCCCCTGCACTACCTGCTGGACGACGACCTGAGGCCGCTCGTACCCGGCGGCCGGTACGTCCGGCCGATCTCCGCCCGATGA
- a CDS encoding FadR/GntR family transcriptional regulator, whose product MMPDPTVATVESSPTGKGDLLSRVSVGRISEVIVDQIRMLIRQGQLSAGDRLPSERELCERFGVSRVTVREALRVLEANGLVEIRVGARGGAFVTAPSSRLVGAGIADLISLATLTAVEITEARMVFELGIVALVCERATDEDVAALRAICDRSGAALENDDYPLELSAEWHTRFAVATHNRAVAMLVESLHDPLVHSLERAREVAPLHGRQGVEEHRALVDAVAARDAGAATDLMRTHLLRTAERVSGMESAERT is encoded by the coding sequence ATGATGCCGGATCCGACCGTGGCGACCGTCGAGAGCTCCCCGACCGGCAAGGGCGATCTGCTCAGCCGGGTGAGCGTCGGGCGCATCTCCGAGGTCATCGTCGACCAGATCCGGATGCTCATCCGGCAGGGACAGCTGAGCGCCGGCGACCGGCTGCCCTCCGAGCGCGAGTTGTGCGAGCGGTTCGGCGTCAGCCGGGTGACGGTGCGCGAGGCCCTGCGGGTGCTGGAGGCCAACGGCCTGGTCGAGATCCGGGTCGGCGCACGCGGGGGCGCGTTCGTGACCGCCCCGAGCAGCCGCCTGGTGGGAGCCGGGATCGCCGATCTCATCTCGCTGGCGACACTCACCGCCGTCGAGATCACCGAGGCGCGCATGGTCTTCGAGCTGGGCATCGTCGCGCTGGTGTGCGAGCGGGCGACCGACGAGGACGTCGCCGCACTCCGCGCGATCTGCGACCGCAGCGGCGCTGCGCTCGAGAACGACGACTACCCGCTCGAGCTCTCCGCCGAGTGGCACACCCGCTTCGCGGTGGCGACGCACAACCGCGCGGTCGCCATGCTGGTCGAGTCGCTGCACGACCCGCTGGTCCACTCCCTGGAGCGGGCCCGGGAGGTGGCGCCGCTGCACGGCCGGCAGGGCGTCGAGGAGCACCGCGCCCTCGTCGACGCCGTCGCCGCCCGGGACGCCGGAGCGGCGACGGACCTGATGCGCACCCACCTCCTCCGCACGGCCGAGCGCGTGAGCGGGATGGAGTCGGCCGAGCGGACGTGA
- a CDS encoding ethanolamine ammonia-lyase reactivating factor EutA, which yields MTHTHSSEPVYGREHAEPQTVYSPHTPDHDHDHDHDELPLEDNPIWQQDNVTLHSVGMDIGSSGTQVIFSRLHLRRIGEDLTSRYIVVRRDTVYRSPVALTPYASAEHIDAEALGTIIDRAYGEARIGPEDIDTGVVILTGEALRRRNAEAIAGVLAERGGELVTATAGHHMEAMLAGFGSGAARTSYETGQRILNVDIGGGTTKLSVLERGRVVATAAVHIGGRLQVVDEAGTIVRLEPAGRAHAARAGFSWALGDVARPDEIARVAEGMADALVAALGAEPPSDVAALYLTDPLPDVGPLDGVVFSGGVAEYVYGRESASFGDLGRPLGEAVRRLVDAGALPYPLLPAGECIRATALGASEYSVQLSGNTGWISAPDALLPRRNLQVVHPVHELGDVVDADGVAAAVRRHLVALDAAAADQDVVLAMSWSGLPSYDRVSAFARGVRDGLAERIAAGRPVYVVLDGDVAMTVGRLLQHELGVTVDLLVVDGLALRDFDYVDIGRLRYPSRTVPVTIKSLVFGDEPGA from the coding sequence GTGACGCACACCCACTCCTCCGAGCCGGTCTACGGCCGCGAGCACGCCGAGCCGCAGACGGTGTACTCGCCGCACACGCCCGACCACGACCACGACCACGACCACGACGAGCTGCCGCTCGAGGACAACCCGATCTGGCAGCAGGACAACGTCACGCTGCACAGCGTGGGGATGGACATCGGCTCCTCGGGCACGCAGGTGATCTTCTCGCGGCTGCACCTGCGCCGGATCGGCGAGGACCTGACCAGCCGCTACATCGTCGTCCGGCGGGACACGGTGTACCGCTCGCCGGTGGCGCTCACTCCATACGCGAGCGCCGAGCACATCGACGCCGAGGCTCTCGGCACGATCATCGACCGCGCCTACGGCGAGGCCAGGATCGGCCCCGAGGACATCGACACCGGGGTGGTGATCCTCACCGGGGAGGCGCTCCGCCGTCGCAACGCCGAGGCCATCGCCGGCGTCCTCGCCGAGCGTGGCGGGGAACTGGTGACCGCCACGGCGGGGCACCACATGGAGGCGATGCTGGCCGGCTTCGGCTCCGGCGCGGCCCGGACGTCGTACGAGACCGGCCAGCGGATCCTCAACGTCGACATCGGGGGCGGGACGACGAAGCTCTCCGTGCTGGAGCGCGGGCGGGTGGTCGCCACCGCAGCGGTGCACATCGGCGGGCGGCTGCAGGTGGTCGACGAGGCGGGGACGATCGTGCGCCTGGAACCCGCGGGACGCGCCCATGCTGCCCGCGCCGGCTTCTCCTGGGCCCTGGGCGACGTGGCCCGCCCCGACGAGATCGCCCGGGTGGCCGAGGGCATGGCCGACGCCCTGGTGGCCGCCCTCGGCGCGGAGCCCCCGTCGGACGTGGCCGCGCTGTACCTGACCGATCCGCTGCCCGATGTCGGGCCGCTGGACGGGGTCGTCTTCTCCGGCGGGGTGGCCGAGTACGTGTACGGACGGGAGAGCGCGTCGTTCGGCGACCTCGGCCGGCCGCTGGGTGAGGCCGTCCGGCGGCTGGTCGACGCCGGGGCGCTGCCGTACCCGCTGCTGCCCGCCGGCGAGTGCATCCGCGCCACCGCGCTCGGGGCCTCGGAGTACAGCGTCCAGCTCAGTGGCAACACCGGGTGGATCTCGGCCCCCGACGCCCTCCTGCCGCGGCGCAACCTGCAGGTGGTGCACCCCGTCCACGAGCTCGGGGACGTCGTGGATGCCGACGGGGTCGCGGCGGCGGTCCGCCGGCACCTCGTCGCTCTCGATGCCGCGGCCGCCGACCAGGACGTCGTGCTCGCGATGTCGTGGTCCGGCCTGCCCAGTTACGACCGGGTGTCGGCCTTCGCCCGTGGGGTGCGCGACGGGCTCGCGGAGCGGATCGCCGCCGGCCGACCGGTGTACGTCGTCCTCGACGGGGACGTGGCGATGACGGTGGGCCGGTTGCTCCAGCACGAGCTCGGGGTGACCGTGGACCTGCTGGTCGTCGATGGTCTCGCCCTGCGGGACTTCGACTACGTCGACATCGGTCGGCTGCGGTACCCGTCGCGAACGGTCCCGGTCACGATCAAGTCGCTGGTGTTCGGGGACGAGCCCGGCGCCTGA
- a CDS encoding FAD-dependent monooxygenase has protein sequence MTQRPQVIIVGGGPVGVGLALDLGLRGVRCVVVERRTELSAVPKGQGLSQRTMEHAARWGVADELRAARSMPEGHPIGQVTVYDNLLGDFWSAPPARELVQDYYAQANERLPQYRTEEVLRRRLAEVPGVELRLGWRATGLEQDDTGVRVTVVKDGQQEVLEADYVVGCDGGHSLVREQADIERSGTDWNELVALVVFRSPELHEALNRFPARSTYRVMHPDLKGYWMFFGRVDVGAEFFFHAPVPPGTSADGPEIVELLHRAAGFPFALEIDHVGFWDLRVQVAHRYRAGRAFIAGDAAHTHPPYGGFGLNNGLEDAANLGWKLAAALQGWGGDALLESYSLERQPVFRDVGEDIIGGWIRDDRAMLEKYGPEDDREEFARAFEEAARGFGRRLRGFEPHYEGSPVVFGPPGGMTSAHGEHTFEARPGHHLPPRRMSSGRVVFEELGSGFTLLALDVDDAVVTGFEEAARSLGVPLTVLRDAAAGELADYGAKLVLVRPDQFVAWTGDESPADPEQVLRTATGTR, from the coding sequence ATGACCCAGCGACCCCAGGTGATCATCGTCGGCGGCGGCCCGGTCGGGGTGGGCCTCGCGCTAGACCTCGGGCTCCGCGGGGTTCGGTGCGTCGTCGTCGAGCGACGCACCGAACTGTCCGCCGTCCCCAAGGGGCAGGGACTGTCGCAGCGGACCATGGAGCACGCCGCGCGCTGGGGCGTCGCCGACGAGCTGCGCGCGGCCCGCAGCATGCCCGAGGGGCATCCGATCGGGCAGGTCACGGTCTACGACAACCTGCTCGGGGACTTCTGGAGCGCCCCACCGGCGCGCGAGCTGGTCCAGGACTACTACGCACAGGCCAACGAACGGCTTCCCCAGTACCGCACCGAGGAGGTCCTGCGCCGGCGGCTGGCCGAGGTGCCGGGTGTCGAACTGCGCCTGGGCTGGCGGGCGACCGGGCTCGAGCAGGACGACACCGGGGTCCGCGTGACCGTCGTGAAGGACGGACAGCAGGAGGTCCTGGAGGCCGACTACGTCGTCGGCTGCGACGGCGGCCACTCCCTCGTCCGCGAGCAGGCCGACATCGAGCGCAGCGGCACCGACTGGAACGAGCTCGTCGCCCTGGTCGTCTTCCGCTCGCCGGAGCTGCACGAGGCGCTGAACCGGTTCCCCGCCCGGTCGACGTACCGCGTGATGCATCCCGACCTCAAGGGGTACTGGATGTTCTTCGGCCGGGTCGACGTCGGTGCGGAGTTCTTCTTCCACGCTCCGGTCCCCCCGGGCACGTCCGCCGACGGTCCCGAGATCGTCGAGCTGCTGCACCGGGCCGCCGGCTTCCCCTTCGCCCTGGAGATCGACCACGTCGGCTTCTGGGACCTGCGCGTCCAGGTGGCACACCGCTACCGCGCGGGTCGGGCCTTCATTGCCGGCGACGCCGCGCACACGCACCCCCCCTACGGAGGCTTCGGCCTCAACAACGGCCTCGAGGACGCCGCCAACCTCGGCTGGAAGCTGGCCGCCGCCCTGCAGGGCTGGGGCGGCGACGCATTGCTGGAGTCCTACAGCCTGGAGCGGCAGCCGGTCTTCCGCGACGTGGGCGAGGACATCATCGGCGGCTGGATCCGGGACGACCGGGCCATGCTGGAGAAGTACGGCCCCGAGGACGACCGCGAGGAGTTCGCCCGCGCCTTCGAGGAGGCGGCCCGCGGGTTCGGCCGGCGCCTGCGGGGCTTCGAGCCCCACTACGAGGGCTCACCGGTGGTGTTCGGTCCGCCCGGCGGCATGACCAGCGCCCACGGGGAGCACACTTTCGAGGCCCGCCCGGGACACCATCTGCCGCCGCGGCGGATGAGCTCCGGGCGAGTGGTCTTCGAGGAGCTCGGCAGCGGCTTCACCCTGCTGGCCCTGGACGTGGACGACGCCGTCGTGACCGGCTTCGAGGAGGCCGCCCGGTCCCTCGGCGTCCCGCTGACGGTGCTCCGCGACGCGGCGGCCGGCGAGCTGGCCGACTACGGGGCGAAGCTCGTCCTCGTGCGGCCCGACCAGTTCGTCGCCTGGACCGGCGACGAGTCCCCGGCGGACCCGGAGCAGGTGCTGCGGACGGCGACGGGTACCCGCTGA